A genomic window from Elaeis guineensis isolate ETL-2024a chromosome 3, EG11, whole genome shotgun sequence includes:
- the LOC105040182 gene encoding transcription factor HY5: MQEQATSSLPSSSERSSSSAPQMEVKEGVESDEEIRRVPEFGVEPVGPSTSGRETGSAAGPDRAQSSAPAGQRKRGRSPADKEHKRLKRLLRNRVSAQQARERKKAYLNDLEAKVKDLEKKNSELEERLSTLQNENQMLRQILKNTTVSRRGSSSSANGEGQ; the protein is encoded by the exons atgcAAGAACAAGCAACGAGTTCACTCCCTTCGAGCAGCGAGAGATCGTCGAGCTCGGCGCCGCAGATGGAAGTCAAAGAAG GAGTGGAAAGCGATGAGGAGATCAGGAGAGTGCCGGAGTTCGGGGTGGAGCCGGTCGGCCCGTCCACCTCCGGCCGGGAGACCGGTTCGGCGGCCGGACCCGATCGGGCCCAATCCTCCGCCCCGGCCGGTCAGCGGAAGAGGGGGAGGAGCCCCGCGGACAAGGAGCACAAGCGTCTCAAAAG GTTGCTGAGGAATAGAGTCTCAGCGCAACAAgcaagggagaggaagaaggcttATTTGAATGATCTGGAGGCAAAGGTGAAGGATCTGGAGAAGAAGAATTCGGAGCTGGAGGAGAGGCTCTCTACTCTGCAGAATGAGAACCAGATGTTGAGACAA ATATTGAAGAATACTACCGTCAGTAGGAGAGGATCCAGCAGCAGTGCCAATGGAGAAGGTCAGTag
- the LOC140856367 gene encoding MAPK kinase substrate protein At1g80180-like: protein MAGLQRSVQTFRRSGSSGLVWDDRFFSGEPNEMKKEEEGFEFGELRHSQSVGSIGMMKRSRSNGMQPFRTAHVPPSMDPPSPEVSGCMLCGIFGKQRRTKPSKPRKH, encoded by the coding sequence ATGGCAGGGCTGCAGAGATCTGTTCAGACCTTCAGGAGGTCTGGGTCATCTGGTTTGGTATGGGATGATAGGTTCTTCTCAGGGGAGCCGAATGAGAtgaagaaagaggaggaaggcTTCGAATTCGGGGAGCTGAGGCACTCTCAAAGCGTCGGATCCATCGGGATGATGAAACGTAGCCGCAGCAACGGCATGCAGCCATTTCGCACCGCGCACGTCCCACCTTCCATGGATCCACCTTCTCCTGAGGTCTCCGGCTGCATGCTTTGTGGAATTTTTGGGAAGCAGAGGAGGACCAAGCCATCAAAGCCTCGAAAGCACTAG